ATATTTTCACAAAGATCTCAGTAAGTGAAACTTCTACAGCATTTCTTCCATTCTGCGGTGATCTAAAGACAAGAAACTCCCTTTTACAATATTGCTCTCACAACTGGTCAACAGTTTCAGGTTTGGGACCCTTGGTTGAATTAACAACTGTAAAAGtatgattttgtgttttctttattctgtccAGTGAGACTCTGTATCCAGATCTGTGCTGCAATTCaaggttttttcttcctggcaGTGTCTCTTGATGCTTTTTGtactttgtctttctttttaaagttttaggGTTTACTTTTACATTTGCTCTCTTCTAGAAAACATCAAAGTGGAGGGAAACTTGTATTGTATTATGGCCTGTTTCTCATGGATCTGTGAAACCTGGGGCAGGAATTTTTGTCCCTCGATTTTGTATTTATCTGTTTTAGTATCCTCTGGTGAACATGCCATCAGTAATACAAATAAGGGAAAAGAGCAAGTGGGCTATggataaaaaaagaacagcaggAATTAGGAAATGGAAGAGTGGGGAAATGGAAATGAGGGAAATTGTAACAGCTGAGGTGAAAGGAGGGAAGAGGACAGATTCTTTTAATGGGCAAGTGGTTGGTGTAAACTTTAAGGTGCTATGAAATTAATGTTTATTAAGTAAATGGATGTGTTTCTGTGAAGTAGTAAAGGGAGCTGGTATTTTCCATATATCTTGAAACTACCAAGCTTCTAAAGAAGTCCACAGTTCAGGCATACCTCAGTCTGTTGTTTTGCAGAAATTGTCATAGCAGATTACTCTTTGCCCTCTGAATGGGAGCTGAGTGATAATAGTGCAATTTAAGCTAAAAGACTGGCCTTTTGCTCTCATTCTCACATCATGATAACTGATCATTAGAAAGGTTATAAATTAAACAGGCTGGTAGCGTGAGCTGGCCTCAGAGCTGGATTTCTGTGTATTTCAAAAGGATTAGACAGTTTGCTGTAGTTGTGCTCAACTATCATAATCAGAACTCCCAGGTACAACACAGAGTTCTGGAAGTTCCAACAGCAGAGAAACTCTTCTAGTGGGGTGACTCAGTCCTTTTCAGCAACATGTGTTTGTAGTGAGCCTATTAAGGTACTATGTAGGTTCTGAATTTACTGTCTAGCTTTGATTTCCAGCCTGTGTCATGCCTAAGGATCTGATTATGGGATTTTACACTTTCAGTTGGAGTGTCCTATTTCCAGGAAAGACAGGTTCTGAATTTAAGCTTCCAGTGTGGTCATGAGGATGAAACACCCTTTCCATAGTCGAGGGATCCATACAGCAGCAGGTTACCTGAGCCCCACTCTACCATTGgcccatcccagctccccatCAACCCATTTATTCTAGGTGTTTGTGGGGAAGTGCCATGGAGCTGGGTCTTTGTGCtatgcagaggaaaaataagtGTGTACAATTTCCTCTAaggatttcttctgttttccccACCTGCCCCAAGCAGCTCTGGCAGTGTCTATGCCTGTACAAGTGAGATTCCTGTAGTGTACAAACAGGTCTCTGCATTGCTGCCTCATGTCACTGCATTTGGATGGGCAGGATCTGCCCAGGACTGATTTACTTGCTATATCTGATTCAGATTAGGCAGAGCAGCCAGTCCTTGGAGGTTTCAGGTGCTGTCAGAGGATCTCAGAGTAGGTTTTTGTATGCCATGCTGTGCAACACCATGTCCACGTGGTACCCAGAGAAAGCAGCCCTggaacagggagggaagggctgtTCCCTGCTGGGCTGTAGGGAACTGTGCTGTGGGAAGAGGCGCAAACACAGGGAGAGAGCACAGGCCTCCCTTCCCACAGACACGTTGGATATCCAAACACATGCACGTGTTGACAAGCCATTGTACTTTACTTCCCTGAGTGCTGGCCTTGGCAAACAGTCCCTTGTGATCTCTGGGGCTCTTTGAGATTTGATAGAGAAGGATGGGCTTCTGCCCTGCCCTGAGGGAGGTCACACCTACCAGTGTGACTGGCAGTGATTCTCACTGCCCTTTATTCTTGCAGAAGAGTGGCATCTCTTGCTTCTGGGGTAGTTATTTCATGTGCTTCTTCCTTGATGTGTTGAAATACTACGTAGTGTACTTAATATAGTTATAACAATGCATTCTAGTGAGCAGTATCACACATCAGGTTGTGTGACTCTTGCTGTGCTCTTTCTGGCACAGTGCCACCACCATGTGAGGATCAGATTCCCTGTGCACACCTCTACAAGGTCCTCaccatttctctttccctgcagaaacccattttctgtgggttttgttgaTTTCTTACCTCGCTTTGTGGCTAATCAGCCACTTGACAGACAAGGACATGCTGCAAGGAGTTCATCCTTGGGATCAGGACACGTGATCTTTGAGCCCAAAGGATTTCTGTCATACAGGGGCCTCACCTGTACCTGCTCCCTAAGTGTGCAGCACACTGTGAGTAGTGCCCACAGCAGCTTGCAGAGGCTTTTTAGCCACAGTGTTGATGATATTGGTCATTATGCCAAAGGAAATGGTCTGGTAAAAATAAAGTCTTGATGGATAGCAATAGACTAAGTTATGACAAGACAAAAGGCAATTAAGGTCTGAAATCAGACCTTGTGTTTTGAAGAAATCAGAAATAGTAAACTGGAGCTTCTAAATCTGTTacagcatttcctttctgttcatTGTGCATAATTTCAATAGGAAATCTATGGGCATAGACTTGCcagggggaagaggaagagaaggataACCTCCTCCTAGGAGTGCACAGTGCAGACGTTAAAGAGTAGGTGCCCCTTCCCTGATGCCCACAGCTGTCATGGGTCTGGCCAGTTGCTCCTTTGTGATCCATGCCTTGTAGAGATAGCTTGTAACATAAAGGAATGAGTCACTCTAATAAGAGTGATAAAGATTAAATAGTGTCCATAAAACAGTATAAATGGAGAAACAAGGAAATATTGGAAGGCAATAATCTAACTGGGAAGGAGGAGCAGTGAAGTTGGAAGGTAACTCAGCAATTTGAAGAAACCAATACATTGCTCAGAATGCTCAATAATTAACTACATTTCTTTCTGGGAATCATTTTAGGACCATTAATATGTAATGAAAGGTAGGCTAAGCTAAAGCCAAGAACATTAAAAGAAAGCTCTGGGACATAGACTGACTAGTGGTGTGAAAAGATAGGAAAGAAATTACCATAGAGAGATGGGGCAAAGGATATGGTCTGACAGCCACCGGGGTAAGAGCTAAAGGTCCTGGTGCCCAGTTCCAAACTAAAGCCTGTAAGAAATCTGCTCCAGAGTCAGAGTTTTGGGAGTGGGATACTCTGTTGTGACTCACACTCTGATCCACAGAAGTTGCTGTATCGTGCCAGGGCAGTTGGGGCCACAGAAGTCCGGCCTCTTCCTCGTTCTTCAGCATGAAGCAGGGTGAGGTCCTGCCCCTACAGTCTTAGTTTCAGTGTTTGGAATGAAGATGGTTTTTCTCTCTGGAATctcacagctcccaggctgcATCACTCCCTGTGGGGATGTGtgccctgctctccccagggcagcagcagggccagggctgtgaTCCCCGGCTCTGGCTGGCCCCTGGAGCCCCCGCAGGGATGGCTTTAGCCCAGGGCTCGGGCAGAGCTGTGTGTCTTTGCTTCAGCTTGTGATCCCACGGAGACTTGCTGTTACCTGGGGATAGGAGCCCCTGTGCAGAGCCCTCAGACCGGTGGTGTGGATATAAAGGGAGGAGGGTGGGTGGGCTGCACAGGACCCCACGAGCTGGATGAAAGCATAATTTATAGTACTGCATCACAAGTGCACTGGGGCAGATGATTCTGATTGCAAACTTGTATAAATGACATTGATGCAAATTATCTCTAAATCAGGAACTGGTTTAATGTGATTAATATCCCAGTGTTACTCTGAAACATGAACAATTCCTTTCTTATGCAAGAGCTAAATAAAGGTCTCCTCTGTTAGCCAGCTGCTGTCAATTCTTGTAACAGGAACTTAAAGGTAGAAACAATGTAAGATGTTTGCCTTTAATGCAAATACACTGTTTGTCCCGAACCAGCAAGATGAGCTACACCACATGTGAGCAGTAAAGGGACAGAGGCTTGTGGAGTGGCACTGAAGGAAGAGAACTGTGCTGTGTCTTAGAGGTGTCACACAGTCCAGCCCTGCACAAATGGAACTCACACTCGGTTTTAAGCAGTTTGTTTTGAATCTGTCTCTCAGTGCCTAAGCACTGATCAGTGAGGTGACTGTCTAGAGAAAACACTCCTGTTGAAAAAGGCCTGGAAATTCTCTGAGAAATGTTACACCTCTGGTACTAAGAACTCCACAGCTCTGAGGGGACATTGGCAAGGGCACAAAAAtggcttctcttttctttttggtttgtgtgggtAGTACTACAAGGGGCAGAGTTGTGTATTTCAGTGCCCTCATCATGGAAGTGTAACATGTCATCATGAACCTAAACATTGCTGAACctatcattttttcttttctaggccGACATATTCTCTGGAGCTGTATTTATCCAGCTGGCCATTGGGCTGAATCTTTATGTGGCCATAATTATCCTGCTTTTTATTACTGCTCTTTACACCATCACAGGTGAGTTTGCAGAGCAGTCTGATAAATCAAAGAAGCTGGGGGAaccagaagaaagagaagacgGAAGgtgcagaaaaagagagaaatgaaaacttGAAAGGGAGGTTATTTACAGTGGTCTTTGAAAAACAGAGATggtgagaaaagggaaaaaaaaaaaaaagcagcgcATATCCACAGAGACATTTGCCCAGAGCTGACTTATTTGTCCTGACTTTTCTCTGCCATCAGGTGGCCTTGCAGCTGTGATTTACACAGACACCTTACAAACATTCATCATGGTAGTGGGATCCTTTATTCTCATGGGATATGGTAAGTAAATCAGATGACTTAAACTGGAATGTTCAGCCACAAATCCTGGAGTGGATATGGGAATGAATCCTGCAGAGTGAAACTGTTACCTTAACCAGCAGGTTTCAGCTCATATATCTATTTAATCAAGGAAGAAAATAGGCATGTTGCCAAAAGTCAGGCATATTGCCAAAGCCCTTTAGTCACTGAGTCACTCTGTCTCCTAAGCACAAGTGAATGTGTAAGGTAATAAACAGCATCCCATGACAGTATTTTTATGTCCACATTAAGGAGGTTTCCCTTCTCATTCTCTCAAGCTCTATTTGAGATTTCAGTAATAAATCCTTTATCActacttttattttgtatttttcagcatttgctgAAGTAGGAGGGTACGAGGCTTTCATGCAGAAGTACATGGAAGCGATTCCATCCAACATATCCTATGGAAATATCGTGGTGGATCCGGAGTGCTACGCTCCTCGTAAGGATGCCTTTCACATCTTCCGAGACGCTGTCACCGGGGATctgccatggccagggctcATCTTTGGCATGAGCATCCTTGCCATGTGGTACTGGTGCACGGATCAGGTACTGTGGGAGCCAAATGCCTTGGAAAGGCCAAACACAGAACTCTGGGGTCCAGTGTGATCTTCCCCTGTAATGCAAAGCTGGGCCACAGAACTGGCTGTTATTTCAAGACTGGTCAGTGACTTTTCAGTTCCTGGTTTCTAGATACCTCTCACATGAAAGAAAACGGAATGGGTGTTCTTTCAAATCTTCCTGCATAACTGTGCCCAGCAGATTCTGTGTCTGCCTCCTTTatcattttttgtgtgtgaccATGTGTGAAAACACAGAGAGGTCATGCTGTGAACACTTACTTAGGAAACCATGCAACAAATGACTCTTGTTAGACTGGGTCTAGGTACCATTCCcttttcagtaagacaagttTGTTTCCTATATATGCAGCTTTCCTCTTTGTCTGCATAGTCTTGGGGGGATGTTCTTTATATGTCTGGTCTTTCAGCCTGGAGACTCTTCCCCAATCATCCTTCTGTCTAAAACCTACTGTACAGTTTGCCCAAGAGATCACACTGAcatgagaaaaggaaagtgtGCCTCTGCACCTGCAACATGTGAATGTGTCTCTAACAAGTGATTCATCTGCATCCTGAATTGTGAGAAAGATCATCCTCACAATTTCTAAACAAATTAACAAAACCCCCAATGTAACTGTATTTACTGCTCAGTTAAATATTCTATTCCTTTTTAGCTTTTTAGTCTGTCTGCTTAAAAAACTGCTTGTGAGAGAAGTCTTACCTCTCAAATATACACCAGATAAGTGATATTTTCCTTTACTTATTTCATTCATATCCTTTGATTTTCAtgtagttttcatttttcctagGGGCAGAAATGCTAAATAGGCTCTTTTGCTATCATAGAACTTAAGAAGCACCTTGCATCTGGAACACGGCATGATGTGATCATGGAAATGTTATACCTGCCATGTCTCATTGACAGGTTATTGTCCAAAGATGTCTCTCTGGCAAGAACATGTCCCATGTGAAGGCTGGCTGTATCATGTGTGGGTACCTCAAACTCTTGCCTATGTTTATCATAGTGATGCCTGGAATGATCAGCCGTATTTTGTACACAGGTATGATATGGATACAGAAATGCAAAGTTCTTGCTGCCTGCCTTTCATTGCCAATCTTTCTGTCCCTTCCAAAATATCTGTTAGACTGTCATCTTCTCATCCAAATAGTCCAGGCACCTACAGCTAACTACACTGTAAGAAGCCACAGGTCTTCCTGTTTTCCCTGTTCCCAGATTTCTGCTGATGCTATTGCTGTCTGTTTTCGGGGAAAGAAATGCCACAgtgtccctccccagctgtcTGTTTGTTACAGCCCCACTCTGACTGAATGAGTGGAAAATGCTGTCCAGGATGGATACTCTGCTGGCAATTGGAGGGACAGGGCCATTAGTCACAGACTGCAGGGTTTGGGCCATGGGCAGTCCTGAGGGCAGACTGGGGAAATGCCACCCTCCCAATCTCCCTGACCAGCCAAGAGTTTGGCTGtttggcagcaggcagaggagagaggtTCAGGCTGCAGCGAGTGGGCTTTGTGTTCCTCTGCTTGTTTTTCTACTTGCTCTCCTTGTGTTCAGCCCTGGTCTGACAAATGACTGCTGATTTTCTTTTGACCTGCAGCACCTGTCAGTATTCTTTTagagaggaaaggagggaaaaaggctTAGAatcaccttcctcccttccagcAAACCAAGGATGAAATCAAACATAACAATCCGGTGGCTCAACACAGAGATACATTCTAGAAGCTGTATTAATTTGGGAGCAATCTGTTGTTTATAGGACCTTGTCTCAGTGTCTCATTATCCTCTCCTCAGATGTGGTGGCTTGTGTTGTGCCTGAAGTCTGTCAGCACTACTGTGGCACCTCAGTGGGCTGTACAAATATTGCTTATCCAAAAATGGTAGTGGAGCTCATGCCAAAGGGTAAGACACTGTCTGTAtttgttgtttctttgttttaggAAAGCTGGAGCTGCCAGACTGTAAAAACAAGTGATAGAGGGAGTCCAAGACCCATCTTTAGTTCCAAAATTCTTGCTAGAATTAAGTACTATTAACCAAAGTGGTTGTCTGTATTAGCTGTGGGTGCAGAATAGCTCCACACTGACAGTGTCAGCTCTCAGCTGGCAAATACTCAGTGTTGAAATGGTAAATGAACTCCCTTTTTGTGAAGGTAAAAAATAACTTGCTTGGCCAATGATTTATAAAAGACTCCTTGCCAGATGTCTGAGCTGGAGGCCTATTCCTGTGGTCCTCCTGCCAACCCCATGAAGGTGGGTGCTGGCTCATAAGGCAAAAAAGCCAGGTTATTATTATAGAGACCATGGCACTTCCCTGATAGCTTTGGTACTGCCCCATCATATGATAACTGTTGTTCATAGGATTGTTAAAATCCTGCAGTACTTCCCCATGCTCTGTGACCAGACCACACCACCTGGAAAAGTGTCTTACTCTGGTTTTTAGACAGTAAAAAAACTTGGGGTTTTTGGCAAATACCTGGTTTACAAATATACTACAAGCAAGTGAGCACAAACaagaggaattatttttataactgTTGGGAAAAGTCTGCTTcatactattttctttttattccagcATTTAATCAGGCAGCATTCACTAAAGAAGTAGCTATGTGCTAAAAGCTCAAGAgtttccctggcactgctctaAATAGCTTTTTCCAAGCCCTGCTTGCCTGGCAAGGGAACGTCAGGCAGGATTTTACGTCAGGCACATAAATGTGCCAGATACGCTCAGAGCTGGCCGATGGAAAGGGTCGGAGAAGCACCTGGTGCCAGGTACTGAGGCTCTCCACGGAATGCTCACCCTCATTCCCATCTTCTTGTTTCAGGTCTGCGCGGTCTGATGCTGTCAGTCATGCTGGCCTCCCTTATGAGCTCCCTGACTTCCATTTTTAACAGTGCCAGTACTTTGTTCACGATGGACATTTACACCAAATTTCGGAGCCGGCCATCCGAGAAGGAGCTGATGCTGGCTGGCAGGTGAGCGCAGCCGAGCCTCCCCTCTGCACAGATCCCGAGCATTCCATGGGCGCAGGCTGCctcctcccaaaatcccagcgccggctggagcctgcctggcagagctgcagtgaccTCCTGTGGCCGGAGCGGCTGTCCCGCCCCACGCGCTCCTGGGAAAACGCACCGTGCTCCCGAAGGAATAGACGGTGTGCAGGAAGCAGCCAAGCTAATTCCCACTGCTTCCCACTGCTATTCGAAGGGAAATATTGTCAATTATTTTCCTGGGCTCCGTGCTGCACCAGACTGCAGCATCAATGAACTAGTTCTAGTTGATCTGCTATTGATTTGTCTCTGGACATAACAACCAtaggaaaaaagttattttctatGTTTTGATTGCACATTTAACCGTGTGCTGATGGATAGTTGACAAATACAATACCTAACttggatttcttttgtttgttcagtGCTAATTGGCCATTATAATTGATTTCACTAgttgaaatacaaaatgaacATGTAAATTATTGATTaattgctggggttttttctttctgatagaTCATAGATACTTCTAAGCAGATGGCTAATTGAATATCTGGCTATGTTCACAGGGCTTTTATGTTACTTTTAATTGGCATCAGCATTGCCTGGGTTCCTGTGGTGCAGTCAGCTCAGAGTGGGCAGCTCTTTGATTATATTCAGTCAGTTACCAGCTACCTGGGACCTCccattgctgctgttttcctgcttgcTGTCTTCTGCAAGCGTGTCAATGAGCAGGTAAGTGCAAATTAGGAAACAGGTATGCTGCATGTTCCTTTAGGAATTGGGagaactgttttgttttttgtttatgaGCAACTGcttcttgtttattttaatcCCAGTATAGCCCAGGGATTCTGTGTCGCCATACCCCAAGGCCCAAGATTTCAGACATCAGTTTGAAAAAGTTCTTTCATAGTCTGATAGATAAACAGTCACCTAGGAATTCATAGATAGCTCTGAAGCTTAGGTTATCTATCACTTTGCCAAGAAGTGTGTTAAATGGATAATCTTTGGACTCATATTTGAAAGTTATCATTTAGGATATTGGTCACCAAGCTGCTTTACCAAACATATCACCTCTTACCTGTCCTGTCCAGTTCGGTTTTGAATATCCCCAGGAATGGAGACTCCACAGTgtctctaggcaacctgttccaatggtCAAGCATCTttacagtaaaacaaaaaaaaattacgtTTAAACAGAATTTCCCATATTTCAATTTGTGCCCACACATGTGTCTATTATACTTTGGGCTGGAGTACTGTacaccaggcacccaccaaCACTACTGAGAATTAACTCATTACTCTCAGGACCATTGGCAGGTAAACCAGACACATATTTCAGAAAGGATGACACAACATTCTGGCTGGTTCCATTGTGCCAGAGCTGTCACAGATTAGGCCTTCAAAGGTAAAAAGGTATGAGAACAGGCCCTGGGGTGTGCAATCCATGGCTGAAGCCTGTCCTGTAGGAGAGAGTTGTGTGGAGAGCCAGATGGACTGTGAGAAATGGACGAGGTGTCCTGAGGTGTGCCTGACATCTCAGAGCTGGTCATTGCCCCTTTCATCTGTACTCATACACTGAGCTGTAAATAAGGTCACTGAAGTATCTGGGTTAAAACCCACATGCCAAAGCCATTGTAACACATAACTACAACTGTGTTTTCTCCAGCAACTGTTTGAGAGCTCAGAGTTTATTTCCATCCTGAAATTACTCATTTTGATCCCTTCTTGTCCGCAGGGTGCCTTCTGGGGCCTAATTGTTGGGCTGCTGGCTGGACTCAGCAGGATGATTGCAGAGTTTGCCTACGGAACTGGCAGCTGTGTGGCCCCTTCCAACTGCCCCTTCATCATCTGTGGCATTCACTACCTTTACTTTGCAATTATCCTCTTTGGGGTTTCCGCCATCGTCATCCTGTCAGTCTCCTTCATGACCAAGCCCATTCCTGATGTACACGTGAGTATTACTGCAGTCCTGCTCCCCCAGAAATGGAACACAATGAAACCATCAGTTTTAAAGCCTGGTACTTGGTGTATTACCTCTTGACATTTCAGCTACCCCCAGCATACAGCTCTTGtacaaaagcaaaggaaatagTCTTCATTTACCTGTCACAGATCTTCAGTGACTCCTAACAGCCTTAGACATACCAGACATTTGGGATGCTGTGGTCTTACAGCTGGCTCAGGTGCTGGCCAGGTTGGTTGGTCTCTCTGTAGTCAGACCATGGATCAATTAAACTCCTTTTGTTCCGTGGCAGCTTTACCGCTTGTGCTGGTCCTTGCGGAACAGCAAAGAAGAACGGATTGATCTCGATGCAGATGAGGAGCAGGACAAAGCTGATGAAAAAGATGATGAATCAGGTAACTGTTGAATACCTAGAGATTCTGTCATATATGTGAGTATCCCTACTTCATTCCTGAAGGAACATTGACGTGTTTGATAGTTGAAGACGTCCTCCCTTCCCCCAACAAAACCTCAGCCCGCACAAATTTAAATGGCTCATGAGCTGCCTTTACCAAGGCAGCTTTGTCAAGTTCAGTGTAAATCAGAAGTGAAGTGGATTTGAAGGGAGAAAATCTTATTCTCGTGGTAGCTGAGTGGCAGCTCTAGGACTAAACCAATGGCAGTGCTCTGGGTCAGAGGCACTGTGCATTGGCAGAACTGTGTGACTCCAGCACTTGGAGGGAATTCACCTGGAAATAGTGGGTTGTGGTCAGGATTGAAGGCACCATGAAAGCAGACTGCAAGCCCACCTGCTCTCTTTACTGGGTTTCTGGTTCTGCTCCCAAGTTCATCAGTATCCTCAAATTCATTTAGTTGTCTTTCAATTAAGAGTGTAGAAAGTATTGAAAAAATGGGGTTTAAGCTTTGAAGCATAGTCTGCTTCTCCAATACCAGGCCAAGTCTCTTGGCTGCAAAAGGCCCAAGTTCCTTCTGCAGAAGGCTCTCTTGGAACATGTAGAAAatccctcttctcccaggtgagCTGTGAAAACACAGTATTAACTTGATTCCTGTACTGTTTCGTACTAAAATGTTTCCACTGAATTATGACCATAAATTGGAACGGGAATGTGCTCAATCCCAGAGATCAAGTACATGCCATGATCTGTACTCACTTTTCCTGACCAGTGTTA
The DNA window shown above is from Corvus hawaiiensis isolate bCorHaw1 chromosome 18, bCorHaw1.pri.cur, whole genome shotgun sequence and carries:
- the SLC5A1 gene encoding sodium/glucose cotransporter 1 isoform X2, whose translation is MYSTNRGTVGGFFLAGRSMVWWPIGASLFASNIGSGHFVGIAGTAAAGGIAIGGYEWNALIFVVILGWIFVPIYIKAGVVTMPEYLKKRFGGKRIQVYLSVLSLMLYIFTKISADIFSGAVFIQLAIGLNLYVAIIILLFITALYTITGGLAAVIYTDTLQTFIMVVGSFILMGYAFAEVGGYEAFMQKYMEAIPSNISYGNIVVDPECYAPRKDAFHIFRDAVTGDLPWPGLIFGMSILAMWYWCTDQVIVQRCLSGKNMSHVKAGCIMCGYLKLLPMFIIVMPGMISRILYTDVVACVVPEVCQHYCGTSVGCTNIAYPKMVVELMPKGLRGLMLSVMLASLMSSLTSIFNSASTLFTMDIYTKFRSRPSEKELMLAGRAFMLLLIGISIAWVPVVQSAQSGQLFDYIQSVTSYLGPPIAAVFLLAVFCKRVNEQGAFWGLIVGLLAGLSRMIAEFAYGTGSCVAPSNCPFIICGIHYLYFAIILFGVSAIVILSVSFMTKPIPDVHLYRLCWSLRNSKEERIDLDADEEQDKADEKDDESVNEENQEDPGCCRKAYNWFCGLDQQKGPKLSKEEEEALKKKLTDTSEVPLWRNVVNINGIILLTVAVFCHGYFA
- the SLC5A1 gene encoding sodium/glucose cotransporter 1 isoform X1, whose translation is MESTIRINNPVDISVIVIYFLVVLAVGLWAMYSTNRGTVGGFFLAGRSMVWWPIGASLFASNIGSGHFVGIAGTAAAGGIAIGGYEWNALIFVVILGWIFVPIYIKAGVVTMPEYLKKRFGGKRIQVYLSVLSLMLYIFTKISADIFSGAVFIQLAIGLNLYVAIIILLFITALYTITGGLAAVIYTDTLQTFIMVVGSFILMGYAFAEVGGYEAFMQKYMEAIPSNISYGNIVVDPECYAPRKDAFHIFRDAVTGDLPWPGLIFGMSILAMWYWCTDQVIVQRCLSGKNMSHVKAGCIMCGYLKLLPMFIIVMPGMISRILYTDVVACVVPEVCQHYCGTSVGCTNIAYPKMVVELMPKGLRGLMLSVMLASLMSSLTSIFNSASTLFTMDIYTKFRSRPSEKELMLAGRAFMLLLIGISIAWVPVVQSAQSGQLFDYIQSVTSYLGPPIAAVFLLAVFCKRVNEQGAFWGLIVGLLAGLSRMIAEFAYGTGSCVAPSNCPFIICGIHYLYFAIILFGVSAIVILSVSFMTKPIPDVHLYRLCWSLRNSKEERIDLDADEEQDKADEKDDESVNEENQEDPGCCRKAYNWFCGLDQQKGPKLSKEEEEALKKKLTDTSEVPLWRNVVNINGIILLTVAVFCHGYFA